One window of the Staphylococcus equorum genome contains the following:
- a CDS encoding restriction endonuclease subunit S, giving the protein MLKDYVNYQSGTLIQRLEVDESDLGNRYMVYDQNMLDIDLGLTIDDTYQPRVIKLKDTSRATVVRKDDIVISMMTGECTLVSARHDGSILPYNYTKIEVTSDLLEPAYLVYWFQLAPEVQSQYKQYMQGGSTIKKLTHQQLKSLYITLPSIERQRLIGQIGIKEKQLNVLKQRQSRLKKQFLSNTLFKEDN; this is encoded by the coding sequence ATGTTAAAAGATTATGTTAATTATCAAAGTGGCACATTAATACAGCGCTTAGAAGTTGATGAGAGCGACCTGGGGAATCGTTATATGGTATATGATCAAAATATGTTAGATATAGATTTAGGGTTAACCATAGATGATACATATCAACCTAGAGTCATCAAATTAAAAGATACATCAAGAGCAACCGTTGTACGTAAAGATGATATTGTCATAAGTATGATGACAGGTGAGTGTACCTTAGTGAGCGCAAGACACGACGGTTCAATTTTACCTTATAACTATACAAAAATAGAAGTTACTTCAGACTTATTGGAACCTGCTTATTTAGTCTATTGGTTTCAACTAGCACCAGAGGTACAATCACAATATAAGCAATATATGCAAGGTGGCTCAACAATAAAAAAACTAACCCATCAACAGTTAAAATCACTCTATATTACCTTACCTTCCATTGAACGACAACGGTTGATTGGGCAAATTGGTATTAAAGAAAAACAATTAAACGTATTAAAACAAAGACAAAGTCGATTAAAAAAGCAATTCTTATCTAACACTTTATTCAAGGAGGACAATTAA
- a CDS encoding type I restriction-modification system subunit M, with amino-acid sequence MSITEKQRQQQAELQKNLWSIADDLRGNMDANEFKNYILGMIFYRFLSEKIEEQAQILLAEDNIDYETAMADEDYRPVLEQEFISRIGYVIEPQYLFSHLVKKIEKQVFEMEDLSNAIKNIENSTRGHDSEDDFIHLFDDLDLNSSRLGNSNAARTKLISKVMMKISTLPFVHSDMEIDMLGDAYEYLIGQFAASSGKKAGEFYTPQQVSTILAKIVTANKKDLKSVYDPTCGSGSLLLRVGREANVRQYYGQEYNSTTYNLARMNMLLHDVNYANFKIENGDTIEDPAISDERFEAVVANPPYSAKWSSDPQFLEDPRFSNYGKLAPKSKADFAFIQHMIYHLDDNGTMAVVLPHGVLFRGAAEGVIRQYLIKEKNYLDAIIGLPSNLFFGTSIPTSILVFKKCREDDENVLFIDASQSFEKGKNQNHLTTEDVEKIVETYKNRETLDKYSYAASLEEIAENDYNLNIPRYVDTFEEEEPIDLEQVQKDLNQIDDEIVEVEQEINSYLKELGVLKHD; translated from the coding sequence ATGTCTATTACGGAAAAACAACGCCAACAACAAGCTGAATTACAAAAAAATCTATGGTCTATCGCTGATGACTTACGGGGCAATATGGATGCCAATGAGTTTAAAAACTATATTTTAGGTATGATTTTTTATCGTTTCTTAAGTGAAAAAATTGAAGAACAAGCACAAATACTCTTAGCTGAAGACAATATAGATTATGAAACAGCCATGGCAGATGAAGATTATAGACCTGTCTTAGAGCAAGAATTTATTTCACGTATCGGTTACGTAATTGAACCACAATATCTATTTAGTCACTTAGTTAAAAAAATTGAGAAACAAGTTTTTGAAATGGAAGACCTGAGTAATGCGATTAAAAACATAGAAAACTCTACACGGGGTCATGATAGTGAAGATGACTTTATTCACCTATTTGATGATTTAGACCTTAATTCTTCACGTTTGGGTAATTCTAATGCTGCACGTACAAAATTGATTTCAAAAGTAATGATGAAGATATCTACATTACCTTTTGTTCATAGTGATATGGAGATTGATATGTTAGGTGATGCTTACGAGTACTTAATTGGTCAATTCGCAGCAAGTTCAGGTAAAAAGGCAGGAGAATTCTATACACCACAACAAGTTTCAACGATTTTAGCTAAAATCGTAACAGCCAATAAAAAAGACCTTAAAAGTGTTTATGACCCTACATGTGGATCGGGATCATTATTACTTCGTGTTGGTCGTGAAGCCAATGTACGTCAATATTACGGTCAAGAGTACAATAGTACAACATACAACTTAGCACGTATGAACATGTTGTTACATGATGTCAATTATGCGAATTTTAAGATTGAAAATGGAGATACGATAGAAGATCCGGCCATTTCAGATGAACGTTTTGAGGCAGTCGTGGCGAATCCGCCTTATAGTGCGAAATGGAGCTCAGATCCACAATTCTTAGAAGATCCACGTTTTAGTAATTATGGTAAATTAGCTCCTAAATCAAAAGCAGATTTTGCATTTATTCAACATATGATCTATCACCTAGATGATAATGGCACAATGGCTGTCGTTTTACCGCATGGCGTGTTATTCCGTGGCGCAGCTGAAGGTGTTATTCGTCAGTATTTAATTAAAGAAAAAAATTATTTAGACGCAATTATTGGGTTACCGTCCAACTTATTCTTCGGTACATCGATACCAACAAGTATACTTGTCTTTAAAAAGTGTCGTGAAGATGATGAAAATGTGTTGTTTATTGATGCATCGCAATCATTTGAAAAAGGAAAAAATCAAAACCATTTAACAACCGAAGATGTAGAAAAAATTGTTGAAACGTATAAAAATCGAGAAACATTAGATAAATATAGTTATGCGGCAAGTTTAGAAGAAATTGCAGAAAATGATTATAACCTTAATATTCCAAGATATGTCGATACATTTGAAGAGGAAGAACCTATTGATTTAGAACAAGTTCAAAAAGACTTAAATCAAATTGATGATGAAATTGTAGAAGTGGAACAAGAAATTAATAGCTATCTCAAAGAATTAGGAGTGTTGAAACATGACTAG
- a CDS encoding restriction endonuclease subunit S translates to MTSEVKRVPELRFPEFSGEWEEDKLRDLLEDNVILEQSDGNHGELYPKSSEFTEDGIPYLAASNISNNSISYQNIKYLPLERAKQFKKGVARDGDILLAHNATVGPSTLLITDFPFVILSTTLTLYRINKVKMDNHFFLNEIRSNNVQNQLKKLMKQTTRNQVPILLQRTMHISYPKILAEQHKIGSFFSKLDRQIELEEQKLEKLEEQKKGYMQKVFSQELRFKDENGNEYPEWEDKKLGDLISEISIKTKTNNQYTLLSSTKNGLVSQEEYFRKQIGSKDNTGYKILKLNQMVISPQNLWLGNINFNEQFNIGIVSPSYRVFELNTTFYLPFAKNILRSARYIYEYSQASEQGASVVRRNLNIDLFNDIKINLPIIEEQEKIGNFFSEIDKIIEKQSQKIDGLKSRKKGFLQKMFI, encoded by the coding sequence ATGACTAGTGAAGTGAAAAGAGTGCCTGAACTAAGGTTTCCAGAGTTTAGTGGAGAATGGGAAGAAGACAAGTTAAGAGACCTGTTAGAAGATAATGTTATTTTAGAACAAAGTGATGGCAATCATGGGGAATTATATCCAAAAAGTTCAGAATTTACAGAAGACGGCATACCATACCTAGCTGCTAGTAATATAAGTAACAATAGTATTAGCTACCAAAATATTAAGTACTTGCCATTGGAGAGAGCTAAACAATTTAAAAAAGGAGTTGCTCGAGATGGAGATATATTATTGGCACATAATGCAACGGTTGGGCCTTCCACATTATTAATAACTGATTTTCCTTTTGTAATTTTGAGCACTACATTAACTTTATATAGAATTAATAAAGTTAAAATGGATAATCATTTTTTCTTAAATGAAATTCGATCAAATAATGTTCAAAATCAGTTAAAGAAATTGATGAAGCAAACTACACGAAATCAAGTACCAATACTTTTGCAGAGAACCATGCATATTTCTTACCCTAAAATTTTAGCAGAACAACACAAAATCGGTAGTTTTTTCAGCAAACTCGACCGACAAATCGAATTGGAAGAACAGAAATTAGAGAAGTTAGAAGAACAAAAAAAGGGATATATGCAAAAAGTTTTTTCACAAGAACTACGATTTAAAGATGAGAATGGGAATGAGTATCCGGAGTGGGAAGATAAGAAATTAGGAGATCTAATAAGTGAAATAAGTATTAAAACAAAAACAAATAATCAATATACTTTATTATCTTCAACTAAAAATGGTTTGGTTTCTCAAGAAGAGTATTTTAGAAAACAAATTGGAAGTAAAGATAATACAGGTTATAAGATTTTAAAGTTAAATCAAATGGTAATTAGTCCTCAAAATTTATGGCTAGGTAATATTAACTTTAATGAGCAATTTAATATTGGGATCGTCTCTCCTTCTTATAGGGTTTTCGAGTTAAATACTACGTTTTATTTACCTTTTGCTAAAAATATTCTGAGGTCAGCTAGGTATATTTATGAATATTCTCAAGCATCTGAGCAAGGAGCAAGTGTTGTTAGGAGAAACCTAAATATTGATTTATTCAATGATATAAAAATCAATTTACCTATTATAGAAGAACAAGAAAAGATAGGTAATTTCTTTAGTGAAATTGATAAGATTATTGAAAAACAAAGTCAAAAAATTGATGGGTTGAAGTCACGTAAGAAAGGATTTTTACAAAAAATGTTCATATAG
- a CDS encoding DNA-directed RNA polymerase subunit alpha C-terminal domain-containing protein, whose product MDDIKVSDLRLSNRCKNQLIKNGYIYASQLKGVTDEDLENIKNLGAKSVQEIKIFRDNMISSYEVDISIPIGMPIESLRSVEIEKVINDENILSVLKINNIKLMGVILDLSYEDIKKFRNVDDDLINEIQSVCKRVREKINLVDRNLFKLVCKNTNKNIKEIIHENIPETISNLTIKYFFKNRYMNEINIEDHVFSSKERKLVLTHSLNEIDTLLSTSHHSLLNNSRISKKTLNTVLEKLLNQVVVQNNHEFFIGDIARLYLKKSPYSYLLVMRENLLSNVLVTLNNTIVEVLKDEQFSINHEIDLLIENQFMDKSIKTLKFNELVAQEIVYAYVKKSPSVYSKNEICNELSKHFMNLDIYKHFDELIELDLIAIDELDKVYFKKHSILSYVVENYNENILEMMKLRLEGKTLEDIGDATGVTRERVRQVVKKVIDSTNQTFKEDENAYWFNNYDLDNKQYQWLFKDNLYHYLSNRYEKGIKSWKDILNDDKASMQLKFMIRNKLLKGKIEIGNKIIPKKRTSIIDYVLEEFGEDVLHIDDLSEIINLFLEELGLDKEEFEINIRYLENRLSDTSNAVSRGKKYHRYYEYDAYDWDLFYEEINFDEWKNLEISTAILFKYHPLLMENFDIKHENELHNIIRRTSEKRSDLNIELTRMPNISIGNVDREQQVKDLMYEHAPLYVDEFVQLYYETFGVKEQTVKANYLKYIDKYIVDDYIKSNFDPVNEDHIKYVESIIDGRDFMFIEDLKEALEQDIIDLQIILKHLNYKTFTSYILKSEYETSVNYYNENFYHNMDIVDLSNIDKRIWNLSSFGAWLYDKYKTMELLEFSSKKYITRKKLNEIGLTSDILVDFRLKVSEKLNDKQVWSINTIIDVIDNEKIDSFGFEPIFYRSILRGLENIYSNKIGGNYLLKKDEDFSVSDLVEEEVTKLKMIDIFDLTEVINEKYDMNFEYYKLIEAIRRTSMYYDEIMEKVYLDLNYYYEEFEY is encoded by the coding sequence ATGGATGATATTAAGGTAAGTGATCTGAGATTATCAAATCGTTGTAAAAATCAATTAATAAAGAACGGTTATATTTATGCTTCTCAACTCAAAGGGGTAACTGATGAGGATTTAGAAAATATTAAAAATTTAGGAGCCAAATCTGTTCAAGAAATTAAAATATTTAGGGATAATATGATTTCTAGTTATGAAGTTGATATTAGTATTCCAATAGGTATGCCTATTGAATCTTTAAGGTCTGTTGAGATTGAAAAAGTGATTAATGATGAAAATATTTTAAGTGTTTTGAAAATAAATAATATAAAATTAATGGGTGTAATTCTTGATTTGAGTTACGAGGATATCAAGAAATTTAGAAACGTTGATGATGATCTTATAAATGAAATTCAAAGTGTTTGTAAGCGAGTAAGAGAAAAAATAAATCTAGTTGATAGAAATTTATTTAAATTAGTATGTAAAAATACTAATAAAAACATTAAGGAAATTATTCATGAGAATATTCCTGAAACTATTTCTAATTTAACGATAAAATACTTTTTTAAAAACAGATATATGAATGAAATTAATATTGAAGACCATGTTTTTTCTAGTAAAGAGAGGAAATTAGTGCTTACACACAGTCTGAATGAAATAGATACTTTGCTATCAACTTCACACCATAGCTTGCTAAATAATTCACGTATATCTAAAAAAACTTTGAATACTGTTCTTGAAAAACTTTTAAACCAAGTTGTTGTTCAAAACAATCATGAATTTTTTATAGGTGATATTGCAAGACTATATTTAAAAAAATCACCATATAGTTACTTATTAGTTATGAGAGAAAATCTATTAAGCAATGTTTTGGTGACTTTAAACAATACTATTGTCGAAGTGTTGAAAGATGAGCAGTTTTCAATTAATCATGAAATAGATTTGTTAATAGAAAACCAATTTATGGATAAAAGTATAAAAACTTTGAAATTTAATGAACTAGTTGCACAAGAGATAGTATATGCATATGTGAAAAAAAGCCCATCTGTATATAGTAAGAATGAAATATGTAATGAATTAAGTAAACATTTCATGAATTTAGATATTTACAAACATTTTGATGAGCTCATCGAATTAGATTTAATCGCAATTGATGAACTTGATAAAGTCTATTTTAAAAAACATTCAATATTATCATATGTAGTTGAGAATTATAATGAAAATATATTAGAAATGATGAAACTCAGACTAGAAGGTAAGACCTTAGAAGATATAGGTGATGCTACTGGTGTTACTAGGGAAAGAGTAAGACAAGTGGTTAAAAAGGTTATCGATAGTACGAATCAAACCTTTAAAGAAGATGAGAATGCATATTGGTTTAATAACTATGATTTAGATAATAAACAATATCAATGGTTGTTTAAAGACAACTTATACCACTACCTATCTAATAGATATGAAAAAGGAATCAAGTCATGGAAGGATATTCTTAATGATGATAAAGCTTCCATGCAATTAAAATTTATGATTCGAAATAAACTATTAAAAGGAAAAATTGAAATTGGCAATAAAATAATTCCTAAAAAGAGAACAAGTATTATTGATTATGTGTTAGAAGAGTTTGGAGAAGATGTATTACATATTGATGATTTATCAGAAATAATTAATTTATTTCTTGAAGAACTGGGCTTAGATAAAGAAGAATTTGAAATTAATATTAGATATTTAGAAAATAGATTAAGTGATACTTCAAATGCAGTAAGTCGTGGCAAGAAATATCATAGATATTATGAATATGATGCATACGATTGGGATTTATTTTATGAAGAAATTAACTTCGATGAATGGAAAAACCTTGAGATATCAACAGCAATATTGTTTAAGTATCACCCTTTGCTTATGGAAAACTTTGATATTAAACATGAGAATGAGCTGCATAATATCATCAGAAGAACAAGTGAAAAAAGAAGTGATTTAAATATAGAGTTGACTAGGATGCCTAATATATCAATTGGTAATGTTGATAGAGAACAACAAGTAAAAGATTTAATGTATGAACATGCGCCTCTTTATGTAGACGAATTTGTACAGTTATATTACGAAACATTTGGAGTTAAAGAACAAACAGTCAAAGCCAACTATCTAAAATATATAGATAAATATATTGTTGATGATTACATTAAAAGTAACTTTGATCCTGTTAATGAAGACCATATTAAATATGTCGAAAGTATTATTGATGGTAGAGACTTCATGTTTATAGAGGATTTAAAAGAAGCGTTAGAGCAGGACATTATAGACTTACAAATTATCTTGAAACATTTGAATTATAAAACATTCACATCATATATATTAAAAAGTGAATATGAGACAAGCGTCAATTACTATAACGAAAATTTTTATCATAATATGGATATTGTTGATTTATCAAATATAGATAAAAGAATATGGAATTTAAGTTCATTTGGGGCATGGTTATATGATAAGTATAAAACAATGGAATTATTGGAATTTTCATCTAAGAAGTACATTACAAGAAAGAAACTTAACGAGATAGGACTAACATCAGATATCTTAGTGGATTTTAGACTTAAGGTGTCAGAAAAATTAAATGATAAGCAAGTATGGTCGATTAATACCATAATTGATGTTATTGATAATGAAAAAATTGACTCGTTTGGCTTTGAACCTATATTCTATCGTTCTATTTTAAGAGGCTTAGAAAATATATATAGTAATAAAATAGGTGGAAACTATCTTCTGAAAAAAGACGAAGATTTTAGTGTCAGTGATTTAGTTGAAGAAGAAGTTACAAAATTAAAAATGATAGATATCTTTGATTTAACGGAAGTTATAAATGAAAAGTACGATATGAATTTCGAGTATTATAAATTAATTGAAGCAATTAGACGAACTAGTATGTATTATGATGAAATTATGGAAAAAGTTTATTTAGATTTAAATTACTATTATGAGGAGTTTGAATATTAA
- a CDS encoding ParB N-terminal domain-containing protein — protein MTKIKTDELIKTDLTTRLTVDGITDTYDVYKIKLDKLYYNDQNDRIATWISKYKADNHLKSFDLSNREEYNEIIADFIKESDEKAFKKTKNNIKALGQTEPAVILSDGRVIDGNRRFTCLRDLGKEDSKFNYLDAIIISKDIQDSKKEIKLLELYLQHGREERVGYNPIDRLVGVYNDVIKNNLITVEEYAKNTEQTTNEVKKMIDRANLMVEFLEFIDMPEHYYLARDWDLDGPLGEIMAVLNKIKTEEEREDLKNIIFTNIAAKPNTDMTRYIRKIKNLVNTPQFRPFIEDNLELCEKFLEKFDGAEEKTVEFINKEVRGDEELRDELRNTYDKYQEKVKKRNSINAPKNQIEKAIDALQNIDFEMVLRLNDESDYPQFLNSLEMLEEEVKNIKNEVYGNVSGSNES, from the coding sequence ATGACTAAAATAAAGACAGATGAATTAATTAAAACTGATTTGACGACTAGATTAACAGTGGATGGTATAACTGACACATATGATGTATATAAAATTAAACTAGATAAACTATATTACAATGACCAGAATGATAGAATTGCAACTTGGATTAGTAAATATAAAGCAGATAATCATTTAAAATCATTTGATTTAAGTAACCGTGAAGAGTACAACGAAATCATTGCTGATTTTATTAAAGAAAGTGATGAAAAAGCGTTTAAAAAAACAAAGAATAATATTAAAGCGTTAGGGCAGACTGAACCAGCAGTTATATTAAGCGACGGACGAGTCATTGATGGTAATCGTCGTTTTACATGTTTAAGAGATCTTGGTAAAGAAGATTCTAAATTCAATTATTTAGATGCTATTATTATAAGTAAAGACATACAAGATAGTAAGAAAGAAATTAAATTATTAGAGTTATATTTACAACATGGACGTGAAGAAAGAGTCGGATATAACCCTATAGATAGATTAGTTGGCGTATACAACGACGTTATAAAAAACAATTTAATTACAGTTGAAGAATATGCTAAAAACACCGAACAAACAACTAATGAAGTTAAAAAGATGATAGATCGTGCAAATCTAATGGTCGAGTTCTTAGAGTTCATTGATATGCCAGAACATTATTATTTAGCTCGTGACTGGGATTTAGATGGTCCATTAGGTGAAATAATGGCAGTGCTGAATAAAATAAAAACTGAAGAAGAGCGTGAAGATTTAAAAAATATTATTTTTACTAATATAGCAGCTAAGCCTAATACTGATATGACACGCTATATACGAAAAATTAAAAATCTAGTAAATACGCCACAATTCAGACCATTCATTGAAGATAACTTAGAATTATGCGAAAAGTTCTTAGAAAAATTTGATGGTGCAGAGGAAAAAACTGTTGAATTTATTAATAAAGAAGTTCGTGGTGATGAAGAACTAAGAGACGAACTTAGAAATACTTATGATAAATATCAAGAAAAAGTTAAAAAAAGAAACAGTATTAATGCACCAAAAAATCAAATAGAAAAAGCAATAGATGCTTTGCAAAATATTGATTTTGAGATGGTGTTGAGATTAAATGATGAGTCAGACTATCCACAATTCTTAAATTCTTTAGAAATGCTAGAAGAAGAAGTTAAGAACATTAAGAATGAGGTGTACGGTAATGTTTCAGGTTCAAATGAATCATAA
- a CDS encoding DEAD/DEAH box helicase, translating into MFQVQMNHNEQLTLETNEQLLDKVISHRIYKLRIKRHVENYTDSKIIFRGNIYYKDIHNVIEQIKKLADKLNLSVNIDENVIQYINRIDSYIDYKYTVGNDIKNDDLRFDERYLEFKEIVNQTLERQLRTKQMKDAFYLTMMQKSGNFSVPGSGKTSTVYGMYAYLNTTNKVNKIIMIGPLNAFSSWVNEYQSCFGHSRKLTCLNIKDLNTSNEKKMALKYESGNKELILLNYEVLHTLEDEIKNLITEDTLVVFDEVHRIKNPVGMRAGAALRITENAKYMVTLTGTPIPNGYKDIYNLLNLLYPYDYNHFFNFEIPLLSNPNDSEVKMINDKIQPFFTRTTKDELGVPPINSDQIIDIKASHEEQELFKIILSKYKSNQLALFAKIMQLESSPSLLLETLDLKEFEDMLDLSVNHEEFVEYQDYSKDIEGLVDQIDRTSKMEALLKLVNQIVSESKTAIVWCIFIKTMYKLKSDLKQMGIRVEVISGSVSQEERTEIINKFKNKEIDILITNPHTLAESVSLHQSCHDAIYFEYSYNLVHLLQSKDRIHRLGLGQDDYTQYYYFQQYYPMEQGNYSLGERIYKRLSEKEQLMLDAIDKHELEILPTEDEDLEFFFAHVVDK; encoded by the coding sequence ATGTTTCAGGTTCAAATGAATCATAATGAACAGTTAACATTAGAAACAAATGAACAATTACTAGATAAAGTAATTAGTCATAGAATATATAAGCTACGTATCAAAAGACATGTAGAAAATTACACTGATTCAAAGATTATATTTAGAGGAAATATATACTATAAAGATATTCATAATGTAATTGAGCAAATAAAGAAATTGGCTGATAAATTAAATTTAAGTGTAAATATTGATGAAAATGTTATTCAATACATTAATAGAATTGACTCATATATTGATTATAAATATACAGTTGGCAATGATATTAAAAATGATGATTTAAGGTTTGATGAAAGATACCTTGAGTTCAAAGAAATAGTTAATCAAACATTAGAAAGACAATTGAGAACAAAACAAATGAAAGATGCTTTTTATTTAACTATGATGCAAAAATCGGGAAACTTTTCTGTGCCCGGATCTGGAAAAACATCTACAGTATATGGTATGTATGCCTATTTAAATACTACTAATAAAGTAAATAAAATTATAATGATTGGACCATTGAATGCATTTAGTTCTTGGGTAAACGAATATCAATCTTGTTTTGGTCACAGCAGAAAATTAACTTGTTTGAATATTAAAGATCTCAATACATCTAATGAAAAGAAAATGGCATTAAAATATGAAAGTGGTAATAAAGAGTTGATATTACTCAACTATGAAGTGCTTCATACTCTAGAAGATGAAATTAAGAACTTAATTACTGAAGATACTTTAGTTGTATTTGATGAAGTTCATCGTATTAAAAACCCTGTAGGTATGAGAGCAGGAGCTGCCTTAAGAATCACTGAAAATGCCAAATATATGGTAACGTTAACTGGTACGCCAATTCCTAATGGCTACAAAGATATTTATAATCTATTGAATTTATTATACCCATATGATTATAATCATTTCTTCAATTTTGAAATACCATTATTAAGTAATCCTAATGATTCAGAAGTCAAAATGATTAATGATAAGATACAGCCATTTTTTACAAGAACTACAAAAGATGAACTAGGCGTGCCACCTATAAACTCAGATCAAATTATTGATATAAAAGCCAGTCATGAAGAACAAGAATTATTCAAAATTATCTTATCAAAGTATAAGTCTAATCAATTAGCATTGTTTGCTAAAATTATGCAGTTAGAAAGTTCACCTTCACTTTTACTCGAGACATTAGATTTGAAAGAATTTGAAGATATGCTTGATTTAAGTGTTAATCACGAAGAATTTGTTGAGTATCAAGATTATTCGAAAGACATAGAAGGTTTAGTAGATCAAATTGATAGAACATCTAAAATGGAAGCACTACTGAAACTTGTTAATCAAATTGTAAGTGAATCTAAAACAGCAATAGTTTGGTGCATTTTCATTAAAACGATGTACAAATTAAAAAGTGATTTAAAACAAATGGGCATAAGAGTAGAAGTGATTTCAGGTTCAGTAAGCCAAGAAGAACGAACTGAAATTATCAATAAATTCAAAAATAAAGAAATAGATATACTCATTACCAATCCACATACTTTAGCAGAGTCCGTCTCACTACATCAAAGTTGTCATGATGCAATCTATTTTGAATACAGCTACAATTTAGTCCACTTGCTACAATCTAAGGATAGAATCCACAGGTTAGGGTTAGGGCAAGATGATTACACGCAATATTATTATTTTCAACAATATTATCCAATGGAACAAGGAAACTATTCTTTAGGTGAAAGAATATATAAAAGATTATCTGAAAAAGAACAATTAATGTTAGATGCTATTGATAAACATGAACTGGAAATATTACCTACTGAAGACGAAGATCTAGAATTTTTCTTTGCCCACGTAGTAGACAAATAA
- a CDS encoding recombinase family protein: MAKIGYARVSTQDQSLDGQIDTLEDYGCERIFSEKASGRKTKRTELDKCLDYLREGDILVIYKLDRLGRTTKQLIELSQWLDENNIDLHIIDMNVSTKDAMGKMFFTMMSAFAELEANLLSERTKKGLEAARARGRKGGRPSLPNHKKREIKFLYDEQKLTGEEIAKQTGVSRSTVYRVLK; encoded by the coding sequence ATGGCTAAAATTGGTTATGCACGTGTATCAACACAAGATCAAAGTCTTGATGGACAGATTGATACGCTTGAAGACTATGGTTGTGAACGTATCTTTAGCGAGAAAGCGAGTGGTCGCAAAACAAAAAGAACGGAACTTGATAAGTGTTTGGATTATTTACGTGAAGGAGATATTCTAGTTATCTATAAACTAGATCGCCTTGGACGTACAACAAAGCAATTAATTGAGTTATCTCAATGGTTGGATGAGAACAATATTGATTTACATATTATAGATATGAACGTATCGACCAAAGATGCAATGGGTAAAATGTTCTTTACCATGATGAGTGCATTTGCGGAACTTGAAGCTAACTTATTAAGTGAACGTACGAAAAAAGGGTTAGAAGCTGCAAGAGCAAGAGGACGAAAAGGCGGAAGACCTTCATTACCAAATCATAAGAAAAGAGAAATTAAATTCTTATATGATGAACAAAAACTTACTGGGGAAGAAATTGCGAAACAAACAGGGGTAAGCAGATCTACAGTTTATCGAGTATTAAAATAG